Part of the Esox lucius isolate fEsoLuc1 chromosome 25, fEsoLuc1.pri, whole genome shotgun sequence genome, aacagtgggactcagtcctttacttagtaagaatgcatcaggcttcagaaacttctcCAACACACTACACTGCCACGTCCACCGGCTATAGATGTAGGTAATACACTGCCACGTCCACTGTATATAGATGTGGCCACTACACTGCCACGTCCACCTATAGATGTGGCCACTACACTGCCACGTCAACCTATAGATGTGGCCACTACACTGCCACGTCCACCTATAAATGTGGCCACTACACTGCCACGTCCACCTATAAATGTGGCCACTACACTGCCACATCCACCGTCTACAGATGTGGCCACTACACTGCCACGTCCACCATATATAGATGTGGGCACTACACTGCCACATCCACCATCTACAGATGTGGACACTACACTGCCACGTCCACCATATATAGATGTGGGCACTACACTGCCACGTCCACCTGCTACGGATGTGGCCACTACACTGCCACATCCACCGTCTACAGATGTGGCCACTACACTGCCACGTCCACCATATATAGATGTGGGCACTACACTGCCACGTCCACCTGCTACGGATGTGGACACTACACTGCCACGTCCACCATATATAGATGTGGGCATTACACTGCCACGTCCACCTGCTACGGATGTGGACACTACACTGCCACGTCCACCATATATAGATGTGGGCACTACACTGCCACGTCCACCATATATAGATGTGGGCACTACACTGCCACGTCCACCTGCTACGGATGTGGACACTACACTGCCACGTCCACCATATATAGATGTGGGCACTACACTGCCACGTCCACCTGCTACGGATGTGGCCACTACACTGCCACATCCACCGTCTACAGATGTGGCCACTACACTGCCACGTCCACCATATATAGATGTGGGCACTACACTGCCACGTCCTGCCACGTCCACCATATATAGATGTGGGCACTACACTGCCACGTCCACCTGCTACGGATGTGGACACTACACTGCCACGTCCACCATATATAGATGTGGGCACTACACTGCCACGTCCACCTATAGATGTGGCCACTACACTGCCACGTCCACCTATAAATGTGGCCACTACACTGCCACGTCCACCTATAAATGTGGCCACTACACTGCCACGTCCACCATATATAGATGTGGGCACTACACTGCCACGTCCACCTGCCACGGATGTGGACACTACACTGCCACGTCCACCATATATAGATGTGGACACTACACTGCCACGTCCACCATCTACAGATGTGGACACTACACTGCCACGTCCACCATATATAGATGTGGGCACTACACTGCCACGTCCACCTGCTACGGATGTGGACACTACACTGCCACGTCCACCATATATAGATGTGGGCACTACACTGCCACGTCCACCTATAGATGTGGCCACTACACTGCCACGTCCACCTATAAATGTGGCCACTACACTGCCACGTCCACCTATAAATGTGGCCACTACACTGCCACGTCCACCATATATAGATGTGGGCACTACACTGCCACGTCCACCTGCCACGGATGTGGACACTACACTGCCACGTCCACCATATATAGATGTGGACACTACACTGCCACGTCCACCATCTACAGATGTGGACACTACACTGCCACGTCCACCATCTATAGATGTGGACACTACACTGCCACGTCCCCTGTCTATAAAACCAATCAATTTCTTTCTGCCCACAGaatgtttgagtaagtaaaactggTATGTGCGTCCAGTACACCTCTATTATCCTCCACCTGTTGTCCCCCCTTGTCCCCTTTtggcctttaaaaaaatatttattgctCAAATagagacctggtcaatgatctaaCTGCTCATGCACTGAATTGTCAAAACCATAATCAACAGCTGGATGCAGAAACACCTGCATTGTATAAAAAGCTATTACATTTTCCAGCACAATGTGGTGAAAGCCTaaatgtagcctcttttccccattaatagaaaatgttgcataATATATAACActtcattatattatttttattatttattatactgCATTTGACATGTTGTTACATCACATTCCAGAACTCCATAGTGTTCTGTTACAGCTCATCTTATTATACAGTGTAATACATACTATATAAAAACAAGGAGAGAATCCCTTTGAGTCCAACATTATTTCTTCAATACACCCCAAATAATGATGAAATATTAAAAGATTATACTGAAACACATTAAAGACTAGCTAACTAAAGATGTTTTCAATAGAAATTGGTGATGAAAGTGCTTCAGTTAACAGGTAAGAACGTTCCTTATTGGAGTAAGGAAAGGTTCCTTATCACCCTCAAAATCATCCTGGTCAATCCTCATCCAGGTTCCTTATCACCCTCAAAATCATCCTGGTCAATCCTCATCCAGGTTCCTTATCAGAGTATCGTAAACAAATCTTCATCACCCTCATCAACATGGGTCCCTGAGTTGTCAACTGATGGAATGAAGTCAGCAcactttagtgtgtgtgtgttttaaacctTAGACCACGCAGTTAGCATGGCTCCAGCCAGGACCAGTGAGAAGGCTACAGCCAAGATAAGGAAGTTTAGCCATCCCTGAatacagaggagaggaaggttATTATTTAGTCTAATTTCTGTAATCGTTGGTTTTGTTATTGGTAATGGTCATGGCAGTTGTGCCTTTGAAACAAAACGGACACCTACTTTAACCTCCTTAAAGACGACCACACCCCACAGAGCTGCAATTACACCAGGACCCTACATACACAAACGGACACCTACTTCAACCTCATTAAAGACACACAAATGGACACCTACTAAAGACACAAAACCCTTAAAGACACAGACACCTACTTTAACCTCCTTAAAGACAAAATGGACCTGAGCAGTCAGGTAGGCAGGGTTTTGTACAGACATTGGCAAATCAAATTCAAACACTTTCAAAGACTTAATGATTAACTAAATTGCAATTCTCAAAGACCTCATTTTGATAACTTTTGCTTATTagcgccccccccccaaccacccacCCAAAAAAAGGTAGGAAGTCTCCAAAAGGCTGCATTAAAGATTAATGGTGTTTATAGGCCTTCACAACAGTCACATGACTATGATTCTGACATTGTAAACTAGTTAGTGAGAGAGATGTTGCTCAGTAGGCAGTGTAGTATTATCCTCACCGTGGTTATAATGGGGAAACTAACCACAGCACTCAGGAAGGTGTTGGCAAGAAACCAGCAGCACGTAGCAACACCCCACATCACTCCTGACACGAAGCCTGgaaatgcagacacacacacacacacagatgcatgcgATCACCATATCACCATCAGCAGGTTCCCATTACATAAGACAGCATGGAGCTAAATAGGCTTTCATCACCATGGCATCTTTAATTCCCTGTTGGCCATCCCCCACCAGCCTAGACCAACAGGGGTTCAGTTTATCACACTGTAGGTTGACCAACAGGGGTTCAGTTTATCACACTGTAGGTTGACCAACAGGGGTTCAGTTCATCATACTGTCTGGCTCCTAGGTAGGTAAGTaggggttggtgtgtgtgtgtgtgtgtgtaccaggtAATATTGCTCGAGGATACACTCTAGGGGAGTTCTTCATTGCTGAACAATAGATCAGGAAGTAGACAGTACTGGTCAAGAAGATCCCACTGAACTGAGCAAACACATAGTCCAAATCTAAGCAcaaaagagaggggaaaaaataacacCAGATGAAATCCTGCAGCTATCCTGCCAACAAGGACAGATGGGTAATGTAGTTTTAGTCTACACCCCGAGATACTAATTAAACACGTTTCAATCTACACCCCTGAGATATTAAGTAAATCATGTTGTAATCTACACCCCAGAGTTACTAAGTAAAATATGTTGTAATCTACACCCCTGAGATACTAAGTAAAACATGTAGTCTACACCCCAGAGatactacactgaacaaaattacaaatgcaacacttttgtttttgcccccatttatcatgagctgaactcaaagatctaagactctcTATggacacaaaaggcctatttctctcaaataatgttcacaaatctgtctaaatctgtgttagtgagcacttctcctttgctgagataatccatccacctcacaggtgtggcttatcaagatgctgattagacagcatgattattgcacagatgtgccttagactggccacaataaaaggccactctaaaatgtgcagttccatcacataGCACAATACCACAGATGTCgtaagttttgagggagcgtgcaattggcatacTGACttaggaatgtccaccagagctgttgcccatgaattgaatgttaatttctcttaCATacgccgtctccaaaggcgtttcagagaatttggcagtacattcaaccggcctcacaaccgcagaccacgtgtaaccacaccagcacacacacatgaaagaGATACTAAACGAAACAGAGGTTGTGATCTACATCTAGAGATACTAGATAAAACAGATTGTACACTACATCTACAGAGTGTTGAGAATGACCAATGTGCAGCCATTGCCTTTATTTTggtatttgaaaacatttgtttaatcgTTCTTTCACTATGAGCATGCAGATTAGGTTGTGTCAAATTATCAAGAGTGGGCAAGGATGTTTACCAAACTGGCTGGCCCCAGAAAAGGGACTGTCACGATGTGCTGCATGGTTCTTGATGTAGAGAACTGGAACAAAGGAGGAACCATACAACAAACCAGCAAACACTGCTAATAGAGAACCACTGAAGAGAGGgatagggggagagagggagggagagagggagggacagggggagagaggcagggagtgacgggggcagggagagggacagggagggagggacagggggagtgagggggacaggggcagggagagggacagggagggagggacagggggagtgagggggacgggggcagggagagggatgggggagtgagggggacgggggcagggagagggatgggggagggagggggacgggggcagggagagggatggggagggacagggggagtgagggggacggggacagggagagggatggggagggagggacagggggagtgagggggacgggggcagggagagggatggggagggacagggggagtgagggggacggggacagggagagggatggggagggagggacagggggagtgagggggatgggggcagggagaggggagagagaagtagaattaataaaaaaaaataaaaaataaagctaATAGCAATAAAGTCAGATGTTAAGTGGAGATACTTACACCACTCGTTTGGTCTTTGGTCTTAGAGTGTCCACCCAGGAGTCATCTGACCAGTTCACACCATCTGCATTAacactctatacacacacacacacacacacacacacacacacacatgattaGTGTGTGGTAgatgtgggtggtgtgtgtgtaatgtgctGTGCTGGGTGTAGTGGTGTGGGTAAGTATGTCTCACACGGTCTATGAGTAATGGCTGCTGTTCTTCTGTACTGGGGGACTGACTGTGAACATCACTCTTCACGAAGAAGAAGATTACAGCACTGCGGgagaacaaacacagacacacccacacatgttAATGAAAGTCAGACAACAGGTGACATCATCCAACAAATTatataaagctctggaaaaaattaagagaccactgcaaaattatcagtttctctggttttactattcataggtatgagtttgagtaaaattaacatttttgttttattctataaacaaATTGCAAATATAAATTGGAattgagtatttatttgtagaaaacaacaactagtcaaaataaccaaaaagagatgcattgtttcagacctaaaaaaatacaaagaaaacaaattcatattcatttttcaacaacaaaatacttatgttttaacttaggaagagttcagaaatcaatatttggtggaataaccctgatttataatcacagctttcatgtgtcttggcatgctctccaccagtctgtcacactgctgttgggtgacttcatgccactcctggcacaaaaataaaattagctcagctttgtttgatggctttcAATggggttttcaatggggttcaggtctggagattgggctggccatgacagtcttgatctggtggtcctccatccacaccttgattgacctggctgagtagcatggagcattgtcttgctggaaaaaccaattggggaatattgtcagagcagaaggtgttcttccaggatatcTTTGTACTTGGCTTAATTCAtccgtccttcacaaagacaaatctgcccgattccagccatGCTGAACCATCCCCAGATGCTtcgtagtggtctcttaactttttctaGAGATGTATTTACATAGTTCCTGGTTTTTGATAGCTAATAACCACTACGATCAATGCAGATATAACAGCTATAAAAATAGTTTGTTGTTTACTGATGACATTTTGTGGGTCGTACCACTAGAAGTCGCTTTTTCTTCCAATTCTGTTTCTGTAACTTGAACCGGTTCCAACCCCTGGTACTCAAACTATTTTGTCAATTCTTACAGAACAACTACACAGCCAAACTCATCCAATGTACTAGTGCATAATAAGCCAGGGACAACATCAAGAAATACCTTCAGACCAATGGAAACTACTCAGATAAACTGTAGCTATCCAATGTGTATTAGCTGCCTAGGTAATGTGGAGCCCAGCTGCACAAGTAAAGCCTTGTTCACACCAGGCATGGCATAAAATTACCATACAGTACCTTAACGCAAACATCACAATCAATCTATAAAAACATCACAATCAATCTATAAAAACATCACAATCAATCCTCCGCATCTTCATAACCAGTATCGCAAAGATGGAGGGCCTCGTTTTGTTAGTGTCTAGCAAGCTGACGAGCAGGAGCTTCTAAATGTAGGTTTCATTGTAGTAGATGAATGAAAACATCCAAGTCACACaacctatatacagtggggtga contains:
- the tmem144a gene encoding transmembrane protein 144a, encoding MFVGILCVLLATLYAEVVQCDGEVNMNMNLPGEDIRRLGRFSFQLVANTSSNGTELTYGFVSCGVAVLFYGSNFVPVKKISTGDGLFFQWVLCAAVWSVSLVVNIILGSPTFWPLAMLGGAIWATGNITVVPIVKTIGLGLGLLIWASFNLLMGWASSRFGWFGIDAEEVSNPTLNYCGAGLCLLSAVIFFFVKSDVHSQSPSTEEQQPLLIDRSVNADGVNWSDDSWVDTLRPKTKRVVGSLLAVFAGLLYGSSFVPVLYIKNHAAHRDSPFSGASQFDLDYVFAQFSGIFLTSTVYFLIYCSAMKNSPRVYPRAILPGFVSGVMWGVATCCWFLANTFLSAVVSFPIITTGPGVIAALWGVVVFKEVKGWLNFLILAVAFSLVLAGAMLTAWSKV